In the genome of Populus trichocarpa isolate Nisqually-1 chromosome 10, P.trichocarpa_v4.1, whole genome shotgun sequence, the window TATATTCAGATGCAAGCAGGTCCCCCATTGGCCCAAGCTCTGGAAAATCAATCCATTCTGCAGATAGGCCTGCTAAAGCTTGAGGCTCATTTTCATGTTGACGCCCTACCATGATAAGGTCACGATCCTCTACAATTGATTGAAGTACCTCAGATGTATCAGATCCATCTCTCACTGTCTCCTCCATGTAATCGATGTTCTTATGCCCTGACATTTCTGCTTTCACTTTTCTTAAAAAGTCATCATTGACCATATTCTCCCAATTATGGACATCGTCATTGTGTGCAACGAGATGCATGATTGTTAGATGAACTCTGGGGCTTCTTGCCATCCTTAAGGCATAAGATATTGCCTCCCTGTCATCTGAGCCTCCAACGAACAGGGCGGCCACACGGTAAGTTGCTGAcgtagaaaaaatagaagacaACCCCTGTGCTCTTTTACGATCAATGAGGGTTCCTACAGAACAAGGGGCATTTTTCAATACGTTGATGTTCAAATTCCTCAAATCAGTATTGCTTGAAACCATTTTGCCTTTGCTATTCCATTTCTTATGAAATGGAATTATTACTAGGGAACAATCCTTGTCGAAAGACAGCCAGCAAATGTCTTCGTGCATCTGTTTAAATGGTGATATTGCAGTGAACACATGCATCTGGACGAACTTGTTGTGTTGCGTCTTGAAGTACTTGAAGATGTCAATGATGGGTTGCGAGCGGGATCCCTCAGAATAAGAGATTTTTTGTCCTAATTGGTGGTTGATTAGAACAGGGATAAAGCTGCTAACAAGTTCCTCCAGGCAGAGTCCATAAATGGACAAGGGATTCTGTTTTGTTGGATTAGAATATTCTAGGAGTGTTATTGCTGCCATGACGTCTTCCTCTCTATGCGCACATACCAGTATCTGGAGCTCTGCATCATTTGAAACTTGCTCGATCGATTTTTGCTTGTAGCTTACGTAGTGCTCTGCAGGATGGTAGAGAGTCTTGACAAGAAGTGGTTGAAAGGCTTGTAACAGAAATAGTAACAAAATCCCACTGGTACTTTGAATTTCctgaaggggagagagagatttagtagaatgagagaaaaaaacccttcaagTTAATCATCTTTTTCGTAGCAAGGAATGCACATGGAGTAATTAGGTGCTTCTTTCACGACCAGAATTTCTCAGGTATTTAGATACTAATCAATAGGAAGTAGTGAGAAAGCATTCTTTTATACCTTAAGTGGATTGAAGCTGATAAAAGTTCCCACCTCGAAATGGCCTTTGGCATTCAAGATGACTGTAAGCGCAGCAGCATGTCTTAAAGGTAACTTGTAAAAGTACACCGCTAGAAAAGTTACCGCCACCTTAATTGCGAATCCAATCAATGAGATCTTGAAGGCGACCAGAGTGTTGAATTCCGAGATGAATTGATGTAAATCAATTTTGGAGGCACAGAACATTGTCATGAGTGGGAGAAGAAATCCTGAAGCAGCCGTATTAAACTTTTGTACCAGGATTTCAGCTAATGGAGACCTTGCAGGCACTATCAAGCCAAGTATTAAAGGGCCAAACACATAATTTAGCCCTACACAATCACCACTTGATGCTAAAAGAAACACGCAGGCCATGGTAATGGTAGCATAAATTTCCTTCAAAGGCTGACCTTGCGGTGTTATTCTAATGAACGTGAATATCATCTGCCTCAAGATGATCACAATAAACAAAATGTATGCCAAGGAAAAAATAACCATCTGAACTCCAACACGAATCGATGTAGTTCTAAAACCCCTTCCAAAACCATTCGTAATATTATATACCAGGCTCATCAACTTATAATGCATTGATGATGCTAGAGCAAGGCGTCCGAGCTGTGAATTTATAATCTGAAGCTGCATTAAAATGTAACAGACTCCAACGAATTCGGTCTGGGTCATTGATTCAAAATACATATTCCCAGTGAAAATCATTCCACCCTTGATTCCGATAATTAAGCCATTATCTTTGGGGAAAAAGATAGCAATAGAACTTGCCATTATGAAATTGGTTGCAAAGATGAACGCCCCTAAAGAAAAAGCTTTTCTTCCTGTTTTCCATATCAAGGTCGTGTCCATTTGTACTCCAGCAAAGAAAACGAAGAGAATGTAACCAATCTTTGATAATGAACTAACGACTTGATTGGGAATGCTTGTATGGAACAAGTCATCTGATGTCCTGCCAAAGTAATATCCCATTACAGTCGGTCCCACTGCTATACCTGCCTAGAAGACATTAAGAGAGAGACAATCATTGATTCACCTAGCATAAAATTTGAGATCTTTTTGATTACTGAGTTTTCAAAATGGAAAGAAAGATGAGCAGATTAACagacattttaatttgttaagcTACCATCTATGTCCTGTGGAGAATTACAACCATGTCAAGCtactgaaaacaaaaaaaaataatttgtaaaccAGCATATATTACCAGGACATCCGAGGTGAAACGTGAAAAATGAAATCGTTTGAGGAAAAAGTGAAATGAACCGGCGAGGAAGAACATCGCAAGTAACTCAAAATGGAAACGAACCAATGAATGTTGTAGAATACTTTCTCCAGGTTTTACACTCCACAATCCTTCCGAGAATACTTTAACATTCTCGTAGCATTTTCCACTTACATTCACGATGTCTTCTGGGGTGTCCATAGATGAAACCCTTTTTGATTTCTTGCTGGTTTTGTCTCCTTAAACACCAACTTTGACCCAAGAAAAATGGAGAGATTGAAGATATGACCCAACAACAATATTATGGATGACATGAAAATGGTTCATGGAAAACTCTTGTCAGCCATTATTAATTTGTTGGCATCTACAATTTTGGCTTTCTTGGGTGTATCCAGCTCATAATTACCCCATTT includes:
- the LOC7481595 gene encoding cation/H(+) antiporter 15, which gives rise to MDTPEDIVNVSGKCYENVKVFSEGLWSVKPGESILQHSLVRFHFELLAMFFLAGSFHFFLKRFHFSRFTSDVLAGIAVGPTVMGYYFGRTSDDLFHTSIPNQVVSSLSKIGYILFVFFAGVQMDTTLIWKTGRKAFSLGAFIFATNFIMASSIAIFFPKDNGLIIGIKGGMIFTGNMYFESMTQTEFVGVCYILMQLQIINSQLGRLALASSMHYKLMSLVYNITNGFGRGFRTTSIRVGVQMVIFSLAYILFIVIILRQMIFTFIRITPQGQPLKEIYATITMACVFLLASSGDCVGLNYVFGPLILGLIVPARSPLAEILVQKFNTAASGFLLPLMTMFCASKIDLHQFISEFNTLVAFKISLIGFAIKVAVTFLAVYFYKLPLRHAAALTVILNAKGHFEVGTFISFNPLKEIQSTSGILLLFLLQAFQPLLVKTLYHPAEHYVSYKQKSIEQVSNDAELQILVCAHREEDVMAAITLLEYSNPTKQNPLSIYGLCLEELVSSFIPVLINHQLGQKISYSEGSRSQPIIDIFKYFKTQHNKFVQMHVFTAISPFKQMHEDICWLSFDKDCSLVIIPFHKKWNSKGKMVSSNTDLRNLNINVLKNAPCSVGTLIDRKRAQGLSSIFSTSATYRVAALFVGGSDDREAISYALRMARSPRVHLTIMHLVAHNDDVHNWENMVNDDFLRKVKAEMSGHKNIDYMEETVRDGSDTSEVLQSIVEDRDLIMVGRQHENEPQALAGLSAEWIDFPELGPMGDLLASEYISNPVSVLVVQQQKKKVNVTASN